DNA sequence from the Salvia splendens isolate huo1 chromosome 19, SspV2, whole genome shotgun sequence genome:
cgaatcctccatctcgcgccggtgtccgcacaccgtactcaccggcggagatggaaagattgttcaaggcgtacttggaaatctccgaagatgcggtggttggaacgaaccaatccggcgatcacttttggtggcgcgtctctagccggtacaatgcacaccggccgccgggaaagatcgagcgcaacgagagtatggtgcgcaactgcatcggccgagccaacgaagaaattggcaagttcaacggctatttcatccaggagtcccggaatgccgggagcggccaaagcgaggtcgacatcatcaccgcctcgctgagcacctaccaatccatgaacggtaagtcgttcaaatatcttaacgtttggcaggagacgcggacgcacccgaagtataagggaggcataacatcctcctctagcggctcctccaaacgctcacggtcggtagcactatccgactccggctcggaagaagtggctagccaactcgccggagctaacttgggtagccccgatgccggaccaagcggttcccgacgccgaccgcaaggtaggaagaaggcggcggccgaacgacgtcgcgccgcgactccatctgcccctgctcccgaacccgcaccctatgttccacctccacccccgaacaactcgttgtgggcccttttggcccaactcaatatggccgataggtcaactatgacccccacgcaacttcaaacgcacgagtccatgatattgggtctccgaaaacaattggggttagtgccgccggatgcgtagtcttcctcgggttatgcATCCTTTTAAATTGATTAAATTTGAGGTGGGCCCCATATCTAATTATGTGGGGTTCTAGAAAAATTGGAAAATCCAGCCAACCAATAACATCTCATTATCTGATACACGGTGGGCCATACCGTTATCTATATACTACTAGTTCATTCTCGTGTTTTATTTTTCTGAAAAACGAATAAGAAAACTAAATTATCCGATCATCATGCTCCAAGATAGATGGATGTGTTCATGGatgcttaattttttttaaagaattaaTCATTTAGTACGCTTTGTTTGCAGTTGGCTAATCAATTCAAAAATACAAATAACTTAACATAGCTGCAAAACATATCTGCTAATGAAGATGTGCAGAAACAAAAGTGAGGTAGTATATCACAAAAAGAGAAGTAAAAAAAACTTCAATATTTACACATGCACGTTCTTCTTCATCAACATCATCTTCAGATGTCCAAAAAAACCTTGCTGAAGATCTACAAGCTTGGAACGACGCCGTACGCTGCAGACTCCACCTCCAGCTCCGACAGCTTCGCAAATCTCCCCTTGATCCTCGGCCTCGTCTCCGCGTACGCCTTCCTCGACGCGTATCTGATCGTCTTCTCGAACCTCCtgttcttcctcttctccctGTACCTCATCACCCTCGCTTCTCTGTCCATCCCCACCGCCGCCGTCGCGCTCTCGCTCGCATCCGCCTCCGGCACCACCCCCACCTCCATCGATGACGACGACACCTGTCAATCACAGTTTCAATtcgcattaattaattaattaatttcaagcAAAAAATTCAGCATATTCACTGAATTAGGGTTTAAGCTAAATCCCCAATTACAAAATTGAATTGGGGTTTGAAAGGAGCGTACGCTTTGGCTGATGGATTGTGAGGTGAAGTTGTACATGAAGGGTTTGGGGCTCGGGTAGTCCATTTCGTAAGTGGGAAACCCGTCGACGACGGGGCCGGGTACGTAGTGACCCGACCTGTATTCGGCCTTGCTCTGCACCGGCACGACTCCGTCGGCGGCGGAGTAATGCTTGTGCTCGCTATCGACGATTTGGTGCGGCTTGCATTTGAGATCCAGATCCAGATACGGATCCATATCGGAGAACAGCGACATGTACTCCAGCGACCCAGATTCCTCCTCAATTTTGCTATTCGGGTCGGGCAGGAGCCAGGACGCggcctcggcctcctcctcgGAGCTGGCCGAGGTGGAGTCGTAGAAGGGGGAGATGGGGAGGCGGTCGTGGCGGCGGGCGAGGGGGTTGGCGGAGTGGATGTCGGCGTCGCAGGCGGCGCAGAGGGCGGCGGCGTCGGCCTTGCAGGTGAAGGAGGCCGGGGCCTGCTCGCAGACCTCGCAGATCCAGACGCGGCCGTGGCGCGAAGCCAGCTGGTTGGCGGCGTGGATGTCGGCGTCGCACGCGCGGCAGAGGAAGGCGGAGTCGGCGCGGCAGAAGACGGCGGCGGAAGCCGACTTGCACGAGTCGCAGAGCTTCGCCGTTAtcatttctcttcttctttctcgcTTCTAATTCGATTTGTCTCTCCCTCACTTCTTCGAGATGAAGAAATTTTAGAGAGAATTGAAAACTGGTGGCTGcgtttttatcattttatgacTCTACTAAACGAGCTGAATGGGTAGGGATGATCTCAGTTGTGGCCAATGAGGTTAGGACATATGGCGGAGTCTTAGCCAAATAAAAAAGGTTGAATtcattttatcttaattttggattttcttgTTTAGACAGGGGTGGGGTCCACGGAGAGACGTGGGAGATTTAGCTAGTTGAGTGTGGAGAATTTTCTACTCCTGTATAGACAACGTGttcaggccatccgcaacgttgtcttttatccgtctcttaaccgtctcatcccttaactattcatgcctccactatacttttcactccatttCTTAATTAAGAGACAGAACTTGCAActctccatctcttaaccatctcttaatttactattcattcaatttcattttttatttttttttccaataaattcaattaataaaaaacacacttcattaaataaaataaaaatacaactttaaatcctaaaaaaatacataattaaattcgtggcaaaataaataaaaaaacataatttaaatacaattttatagaaattaaaaaaactactccgccggtgaATCATCTCCCGAATGCGGTGGCGGTGCATTCAAGCTACCTGAAGgtggaataccaatttgtcttgccatatactcaattccggcaagatgggcttggtAAGGAGGCGTCATGCGAGAAGTGTctgccatcgtggcggtcaagtacatggataATAGGCTGTTCGAGCCCAAGCCTGAGCCAGCCTGAGTTGATTCGCCTCGACCcttcctccctctagccgccttcgcgcacatgggaggaccccccggcatcgtatgccgtgccctcaacctcctgcgaggcagcctcttgtgcggcgctgcccgaaccgcccccactagacgagtattggccacccgtcgtgtgcttcgtgcgcttcgaggtcgagcccgagcttgaccgcacaccgccggccTACCTTTCCtggtctttgacggcctcccagaCATCAATAtgtctgaattctttgccggtgtcgtcgaagtagactcgcaaagccgatctcagaatgttggctcccgtggctccgctttggtaatgaacCGTttcgttcttgtagatgccgtagaattttttgacctccctatcgactcggtcaaagtgagcgcagagcatcttcaatgtgcggcggcgggaccctcTTGGCTTGATCTCATTGTAGGCctcagtgaccttttcccagaagcacttccaggattgttgattcccgacgatgggatcgtacgagacgctgatccaggcgttgtacaccgtcatcgtgtccttgcggctgtacggatgccggcctacatcctcatcctcctcggccgcctccgcctccgcctccgcctcttcctccacagcgtcgaatgccctggagcttccaccgcctcgtcctccttccggatggggttcatccggataatcctcccgaatttgggataatccctgcgaatacctcggggcggagggacgagcgtatgcatccacatcaaaatggggtggttggtaccctcCGACGTCGACGAGCCGTGGGTGCCCGGCGTAGACGAACCAGAACCACCCAACacgttgtacatgccccccagtcgccaaacgcgttgatgtcaaacccgccgaggccgccaccgccagagtttctgtcgccggacattttgtgatgagaggttagatgaaaattggagaggaaatggatatgatttggaggatttgatgtgtatttgtgtgtgaaatgaggatgaaataggagtatttatatagtaaaaaaatttaaaaaaaaaaggaaaacggtcAGCGTGATGAAGCCCACTCGCGTGACAAAGCCCACTCGCAGCCCGCGAggtgtctcggtgggacgggcgtctaggcgagaccgggacgagacggggcgctgcaacttgtctcgccgccgtctcgcctcggcgggacgagatacgagtcacccgcgagacgcgttgcgggtggcctcaagatttttctttttttttgctgGACGAAGTTATGAGTTATCAATCAAAGTTTAACGTGAGGATTCAATACATAAACTCATTTAATGAATCATGTGTATATCCAAATCATTTAAGATCAAGTTATTTTCAAGTAATGGAGACTCCCCACATGGATACAAGTAGATAAACGGGAATTAATTCTAACTCccatatgagaaaaaaaaagtaaaagatatCAAGAAGAAAATAATCCTATTTGTCCAATGTACATTTCTAACATCAGGAAATGAAATAATCGAGAATCTCGAGTAACCGGCCAAGCCGCTTGAGTCATCTATTCCATGACCAGAATAGGGGAGGATACACGTTACACCACGATTTTGAATCAAAAGAGAGATTTCAAGAAATGGCAGATCTATTCACTCTATCAATAACTGAGCTGGATCTGGTGTATTATAAGGGATTTGCCTTTTCTATTGATTCATACGGATTGgatcaaaaacaattcttgaaTGAGGCCATGGATGAATCGAAAAAGAAATCTTCTACCTCCTATTTTTTATGAAGAGAATGAATCTTTTTCTCAATTTCATTTCCTAATGTTAGCAATATACAGTGGACaaatatgattattttcttCTCGagatcttttactttttttctcatgTGGGAGTTAGAATTAATTCCCGTTTATCTACTTGTATCCATGTGGGGAGGAAAAAAACGTTTGTATATGGCTACAAAATTTATTTTGTACACGGCAGGGggttctatttttcttttaatgagagTTCTGGGCATCGGCTTATATAGTTCTACTGAACCAAcattaaatttggaaatattgGCTAAGTTTTTCACAACTAACATTGCTCGTTGCCTGAATCTAAaattggtactccctccgtcccgcactacttgcacttatttcctttctgggcgtcccaagttacttgcactctttccatttttaataacaatttatacctacagccgtaattgttgactttgtctatcactcattccttaatctccgtgcccaaaaggaaaggtgcgagtagtgcgggacggagggaatataattTTTGACGTCGAAGTTGAATCATGATTGAAAAAAGTATTTCCAAAATATAACAGCAAGACGAACAAAGAGCCATACTGAATTTAAGGTTCAGTTGTGTTTTTGCCATCGTAATATCCTACTTAATTTTCTTCATTGTATTTGATTGCGTTTTGGAGTAGGATTAGTTTTAAGGTCTAACATGTTTATCTTGAtaagttttgaattttgaatgaatattatcgTTTGTTAAATAGCGTTTGTCTTTTACATATCTCGTCCTGCATTAATGTTCTTCATGGGTAGGTGGCTTTTGTGGAAGCGTTAGGGGCATTATAGAAAATTGCCAAGTCATTATTGACATTCATTTTCATGGCTGGCCTTCAAAGGATGGTTCATTTTCacaaaaatctaaaaataaaaaacttggTCTAGTTTCACTTGGTTTAACTTTGGCTTCATTTTCactaaaatctaaaaataaaaaaacttggTCTAGTTTTACTTGGTTTAACTTTGGCTTCATTTTCACTAGTTGGTTCAATAATTTCAAGATTTGTTTTCAGTCTCTGTTGTTATGATGTAAATTACTTACGCGAAGAATGATTTACTCCTACCAAGTAACCCCTCCatcccattgaagatgaccgactcacttttatttttagtttgtcctaatTAAAATGACTTTTTCCTAAACATAGAAAcatctttatctctactttattcatctctcttacttactcTCTTCATTTCACACATCAAATAAAGTTGTATAAATTTTTGTACCGCCCAAAGAAGAGGTCATTCTCTTTGGAAGGGAGGGAGTACTAGAAGCTTGAGTCATCTCTCTCCCTCTTGATTTTTCTTATACTATAATATAGttgtaatattttataaaaaataaaaatcacttGAAAATTCATTTCGTCCTCACAAGCCCAGTCGTTTTCAAGTTGACATGTGCTACCGTTTTCACTTCATCTAAAATTTCAAAATCccaatattataattttcaaaattaacaCCTTCACATAGCATAATtagatttaattacttttagtTTTAGGTGACTGGCCCGACAAATAATTTTAATCGTTAGTATGAGTGGTTTgagattttaattaatttatatattactaTTTTGGCTCCAACGTGTTTTAATGCTAAATTGGTGATAGATGATAAGAATTAAAGTAGCATAAACTttatattagaaatgagtcactctaATATTTCACGATATTAATATGACTATTGAATAAAATCTTTATATTGACTTTGTAATAAAAACATTATATATGGTCTTTACATTAAAAAGCCATGTATGTTTCAATTCAATATTGAATTATGCATCTTGCATTGATCATAttttataatactactactataaggTTTTAGTTCCAAGTTCGAACAAATAATTTTATGACTATGTGTGCACGGGTTGGCTCACCAGATTCGaatttgatactccctccgtcccacataatttgatccagttttccattttgggccgtcccacataatttgacccatttcacttttaccatttttggtagtggacctcacattccactaactcattcctactcacatttaattataaaactaatatataaaagtaggacccacattccattaacttttttaacttatttttcattacattttttaaaactcgtgcccggtcaaaatgttccaaattatgtgggaaggagggagtataattttatgatTGTGCACGGGTTGGCTCACGAGATTGGAATTTGATTCCCAAAATTCAGAATTGCTTTTGCAGAAGTGAAAAGTGAGCATGGCTTAGTTGTCACTTGTCAGTCAATAATAAAGGAGTACTTTTGTTCACAagatttagagcatctccaataaccggcgtcaccaccatgacgccgatttttcgcccacgtcggtttgacgccgaaccattggaaccggcgtgggcgaaatcggcg
Encoded proteins:
- the LOC121778139 gene encoding zinc finger protein CONSTANS-LIKE 4-like; translation: MITAKLCDSCKSASAAVFCRADSAFLCRACDADIHAANQLASRHGRVWICEVCEQAPASFTCKADAAALCAACDADIHSANPLARRHDRLPISPFYDSTSASSEEEAEAASWLLPDPNSKIEEESGSLEYMSLFSDMDPYLDLDLKCKPHQIVDSEHKHYSAADGVVPVQSKAEYRSGHYVPGPVVDGFPTYEMDYPSPKPFMYNFTSQSISQSVSSSSMEVGVVPEADASESATAAVGMDREARVMRYREKRKNRRFEKTIRYASRKAYAETRPRIKGRFAKLSELEVESAAYGVVPSL